The genomic region tatacacacacacatcgtgttgtaattttttttttagtcaaaatttTACCTAATTCCCATGGAATTATTTTTGGTAACTAGATAAAACTCAAGTATGGTATACTTTACGTCAGTTTTGTTACTCataaaatgactaaattgaGTAACATTTTAAAACCATATATAGGAACCatttatgcctttttttttttattatgggaAATTGATATTAGActttattgattaattaaaactttatagtttaacttaaaaataatatcaatttatggagtttatttatataattatttccaAATTTTGTTACTTATACACTTGTTTTtacaaagaataataaattaataaataaaaaattgagctCCTACCACTTTTCaaaggtaaaattttttttatatgatattttcatcttaaaaaaaaaattatagctttTGAATCTCTAAAAGACCttgtaaaatatgaaaatatttctttctatttttgttttcaaacaaAGTTTGATTTCTTTGGTAACACGTGGGGCAATTGTCCATAGTGTTTATCTTATGAACTTGTTCTATGGAGTGAGCTACTCATTGATTATTGATTATAGACCCCATGCTCAtgtgaaattcatattttgtGAGTGTGGTCTGACTAAGAACAATTGCCTGTCATAATTATCTTATGAGCTTGTTCTATGAAGcgggtattattattattattattatttttggatgGGAAAGCGAGCATTAATTGATTATGGATTCTATATACATGCATGGAATCCACATGTTGTGAGTTGAATGGGCTCATAAGATGCCCCATTATTCTCACATGTCACCCATTTTTTTGGTCACCTTTTGGTCAATTTGTTATAGAATATAGATAAATCTCTTTCTTAATTAAAGTTGAGAGGAAGGGACAGGGGACATGGGTGGAGAAGGCGTTGGGGATGGAGTAGGGGTCGCTATGGCCCCCTCAAAACTTTGAAAATTATACTAATCATTCATATGTATAATTGACCcaagaaaaacatgattaaatcttttaatttaaatattcaaaaaagTTCGAccttttaaagaaattattattattttcatgaaattataataaaagtataaaaacataatttatatatatatatatatatatatatatatatatatatattaaatcacatttagtttttatttgtaaaatttaggttttttttttaatattctttctCAATAAGCATGGGCACACACTCATatataacaaagaaataaataaatagtaattatGAATGAACCAATTGGTAGTTTGTCAAGGAATCAACCTGTGGGCTCTGAGGGATAGAACATGCTTATTCATCCTTATTTGTTTCCTCTAGCAAATGATTGCTGGTCTCTATTCCTAAGAATTCCTAGCTATGAAATTCAACATGCTTTCAGGGAAGCGAAATAAGTGTGTTGATGTCCTTGCTGCTTTTGGAAGATTTCGACCaggattttgatgtttttgtcGATACCTCTGCTATGGCTAGGGAGTTTATTGTAATTGACAAATCTGTGGTGACTAGTTCCTGCCTTGTTATTGTTTCTTAGTTGCTTTATATATCAATATttaccccacacacacacacaaaatctctcGAAAGGATAAGGCTGATTATCAATGACGTctcttaaatattttaagaataaaatctGTATATATTATGTACGATCTTTTTAATCAATTAGTGACTTGTTCTGTTCCTAAAGGCAAAGTATTCTTTCGAATTTTACAGATTACCATTACAATGTTATTCCTGAAATGGTGAACTTTGCATTTGCAGTGACATGGATCTgtttcaaacttcaaacattatccttacaaatttatttaaaattctatgACCATTTGCAGCCCCGTAAGaacaataaagaaagaattaTCATGGCAAGAAAGTGGAGTCTTCTGTTTAATTGACCCTACCACCATTCTCCGAAAGATTGAAAGACTCAATTATTtggttattaaactattttgGGCAGGTTAAGTTAACCCAACCGTTTAACATCACATAGTTCAATTCATGTCCCccacatatttattataattagaTGATGTCTCTTGTAATGCGTGGACtactttacaaattcatttaaaattatttttatgtatattaagaCCTGCATATAATACTTAGGTtattgtataatatttatgtttgcccacaatattgttgaatactttgaaattaaacttgattttcttaattcatattttattaaaaaattatatagcactataagactataacatattataatatatactaTTAAAAGTAGGTTTTACTTTTAAATCTGATTAAATAATTTGGAAATCtataaataagaatttaaagcataaaatactttatatcctaaaattacataaatttaaacaacttCCCAAATACTTTCTCAACCACTCTATTCTCACAACCAAATATGGAGATCTCAATTACAAACACCCAATTCATTATCTCAATGAAATTAAGGAAATCATTTGTAAGTATCAACAGAAAGAGAACATggttaaataaagaaaaattggataaaaacacatccatttatcaaaatttaattgtctTTAGTTGGACTTTcgtataatttataaaaaaaaagtgaaaaatactttgaaatcatcatcaatttttaattttatcactaTGGCTCACGTTGcacaaaataatagtaaaaaatgtACAAAGAAACCTACAAAGTATaagttctaaaacaaaattaaaaaaattagctaacttcataaataatcaattagaatgtttatttttctttagctcaaaaaaaaaaaaaaaaaaacatttgtgaCTTTCCCAAACCAAAATCTCAAACATCCAAAGACTCAAAGTGAATCACAAAATCCACAACGTCCTACTTCAACATAAAAACTGTAAGCTACCATCGctgaataaaaaatgcaagcCTCCTTTCTTGTTCATAGCCTACTCATACGGGCTAGATACAAATAGTTCTGCAATGTTGGAGTTATGTAGGTGTCATTGGAGGGTTGAAGGTAAATAACATCGTTTTTTGTCTGAGTGTCTTTTAGATGGGATAACATTAAAGGCTGTGAGCTTGTGTATATAAAGGAGTAGAAGTGAAAAGTGTGAATGGAATACAAAaagttttttgtgtgtgaaagagaggaaaaatcttgaaatattgaaccaaattaaacaaatagtagtcttaacaaaaaatttaacaaaaagtattcttgaaacattgaatcaaaggaaataaggagtctttatttttaaatttgttattatctatAATGTGGTTTAAGAGTGTTTTAATTCTCTTCGTAGAATGTCCTATATGGCAAAATTTCATGTTGTCCCGCATAAggtctttgtttatatatatatatatatatatatatatatatatatatatatatatatatatatattaattggaTTGGATTGCTTGATAATTgcacgcgcgcgcgcacacacacacatatatatatgatatttctttcattttgggATTTAGATTGGTCCAtaaaaaatctaagaattaataaaatactctaccaattaattatgaaatgagtgacaaaattttttgaaatgagTAGATTGAATGCTATTTAagtcatttaaatttaaataaacattatCTAACACTACTTTTGTTGATGAAATTCAAACCCCTCACTTCATAATTAGTTGATAAGCATTTAAATCTTGTTGTTCATATGGAGATTATAAATCAATATCtataaaaatttggatttaaattgctaatttagatatttcataaccaaatttgtgaaatatctaaaatttgATCTACTATATATTCTGTAGAAGACATTTTGGAAGTCAAATGACATTCCAAATTAAGCAGGTTGAAAATGATACATtcatattatcaaaataaaattgcaagTATTTATTGATGAATGTTCTCAGACTTACATTTgcagtttaatttttttagctattttcatATTTAGAAGTTTATATTAAGAAAAGCGTgtatgttggtttttttttttttttttatgttggttATACATATGTGAGTGGAAGTTTCATATGGAGAAAAACCTAAGAAATTGaagaatttatataatataactaGACTGAAATTCATACACTTAACTTTAGTTAAATggtatatctatatatattaactaCACAATCAAAATCTCCCTAACATGTTATCTGccaaacaagtggtattagatcCAATTATGGTGTGCATTAAAGTGGCAACGTCATTGAGATTCCTTTTTCTAGTTGGAGCGGGGCATGTACTTGGAGTCCACACAAGTGTGCATTATACAAGATAAGCTTGTGGAGCCCATACAAATTATCTTAGAAAAATGTCCAGCAAAGTAATATTGGCATGGGTGCTATATCAAAAAGAATGGTGTGGCTCAAGGTTCCCATCGACGTGGAGACGCAAGGTTCACATGGGTGAGTGTGCAATGTTTGAGAAGTCCATGGATGATGCAcgaatgaagaaagaaaacccaaaataatGGGGAATTAGTAAAAATTGTTGTGGCGTATATAGTGCATTGGGTAGAAATTATTCTACTCTGCATCTGTGTTTTTAGCATTCCACGTCTTTTTTTGAGCGGTAATTTTTAACTATTTTGTCTGTGCACTGTTTACactagcaaaataagcggtggACGGTACACATTAGTGGGTCTTGTGTATTGTTTACAGAACTCATAAACTTCacttattaacaatttttttaataaaaataagttacacGGCACTATTTACTcatctaaaaattattttactacaatatttttaatttttaatttttagtaaaataggcggtatccaaacagatccATAAAGGCCTTAAAACCCACCAAGAGGTAAGGACTCACGAGAGAGCGGGACGGGATGCATATGCTTGGCGTGCGTACAAGTGTGAATTATATAAGGTAAGCCCGTGGAACCCATACAAATGATCTTTAGAAAAATGTCCAACAAAGTAATATTGTCTGGGTGCTATATAAAAAGAATGGTGTGGCTCGAGATTTTCATGTACATGGGGATGCAAGGTTCACATGAGTGAGCGTGCAACATTTGAGAAGTCCATGAATGACACAcggatgaagaaaaaaaacctaaaataatgGGAACTAGTAAAATTTGTTTGTGGCTAGAGGCCTTAAAGCCTACGGAGTTATAATAACTTACATATGAGAGGAAGCAATCAAACATGGACAAGGAAGcaaaaaatctataatttcAATGCAACAGTATGTTTCCATGCTGTTGATTTTAGTTTATAGTTAAAAAtctttcctataaaaaaaagttaaaaatctttTACATTGAAAGGAGCATTCATATAAAATTGCATTTACGTACCTCATGCAAAATAGTGTGGGACAAACGAAttaaattcttctttttgagaaaagaaaggtCCCCCATATAGACGTATAGAACTAGGAAACTTTAAGCAACATGTCTGAATAAGGCGAAACAGGCATGACAAGTTGTAGCCCACAATGGCTTTTGTGGCTTGAACTTTTGCTGTGCATGTTCTCAACGTGGTAGAAATGGCCAAACCTCATTTTctgacaggaaaaaaaaaaaaaaaaaaaaaacagtgatgAAGTGCAACTATAAAGAAGTGATCTTTGTGAGTTGATTTTCATGCCAATATTTCAACTAACACTACTTCAATATGGTGCTCACCCATTACACAAAAAACCATGGAGAAGAAGCACGAGAAGGAGAAAAGCTAAGCCATGAAAGCCAGgaacttcttctttctcttccaaAAGAGAAAGGATGGAGAACCCCTTATCTCTATAAGTACCAAGGATTTTGGTGCCAGCCAATGGAGATTCAAGCTATAGTGTCTTTCCAAAAGCACTTCCTAGCATGTGACACAGATGTTGTATTAGCTACTATACCAAAATCAGGCACCACATGGTTAAAAGCCTTGGCTTTTGCTATTGTGAATAGAAAGCGTTTTCCAATCTCAAACAACCACCCTTTGCTTTCTTACAACCCCCATGATCTTGTACCTTTCCTTGAGTACAAGCTTTATGCAAATGAGCAACTTCCTGACCTTTCCAACCTTCCACAACCTAGACTTTTTGGCACTCATGTTCCATTTGCTTCTTTGGCTAATCCTATCAAAAAGTCTAGCAGTAGGGTTGTTTATCTTTGTCGAAACCCATTTGATACTTTTGTCTCCTCGTGGCATTACACTAACAAAATTATACCAAAAACTCATGCCCCAATGCCATTAGAGGATGCATTTGAAAAGTATTGTAAAGGGATTGTTGGGTTCGGTCCATTTTGGGACCACATGTTGGGGTACTGGAAAGAGAGCATAGAGAGACCTCACAAGGTGTTGTTCTTGAAATATGAGGATATGAAAGAGGATGTTAGTTTTCACTTGAAAAAGTTGGCTGATTTTCTTGGGTTCCCATTTTCTTtggaggaagagagagctgGCTGTGTTGAAAAGATAGCAAAGCTTTGTAGTTTTGAGAATTTGAAGGAGTTGGAGGTAAACAAAGCTGGCAAATCTATTAAGAACTTTGAAAACAGAAACTTGTTTAGGAAGGCTGAGGTGGGAGATTGGGTAAACTATCTATCACCTAGAATGGTGGAGCAATTAACCAAAGTCATGGAGGAGAAGCTAGGTGGTTCTGGTTTGTCATTCAAAGTGATACCTTAGACCAGGCAAATAATCAATAAGTTTAGAGCTAGCCACAATATCTTTCATGATTGTTGATACAAATTGTTATAATTGGCGACTTATGAAAATGGTATCAATGATGTTAAAGTAAAACTCCAAATCATAATATTTCATATCAGTAAAAAATGTGTGTCTTTAGCATTATTCGTACGTGTTGTCAGCTTTTGCTTTTTAATTTGCTTTATTATCCGTATGACTCGTCCTTTCCATGCAGGATAGAAAGGTGAAGTCATTGTTCAAATAAATTCACATGCAGTTAAATTGTTCGCAACTGGAACAATATTGTACTCTTCGTGTTGTAAGAAAATTTCTCTTTTGTACAAATATGGTATTAGCATGTTGTTTAATGAAAGCATTTCAGTTTTtgataaatcaaataaaaggaTTTGATGCGTGTTTTTCCCACCTCATGTAGCCAGACTCAAATATAAGGAGTGTGATGTTTGATATTAGATCATGGATAatgttatcaattttaatataaacaaaaaaattacaaattgaataacaataaaaatcaaa from Castanea sativa cultivar Marrone di Chiusa Pesio chromosome 11, ASM4071231v1 harbors:
- the LOC142614640 gene encoding cytosolic sulfotransferase 15-like, whose protein sequence is MVLTHYTKNHGEEAREGEKLSHESQELLLSLPKEKGWRTPYLYKYQGFWCQPMEIQAIVSFQKHFLACDTDVVLATIPKSGTTWLKALAFAIVNRKRFPISNNHPLLSYNPHDLVPFLEYKLYANEQLPDLSNLPQPRLFGTHVPFASLANPIKKSSSRVVYLCRNPFDTFVSSWHYTNKIIPKTHAPMPLEDAFEKYCKGIVGFGPFWDHMLGYWKESIERPHKVLFLKYEDMKEDVSFHLKKLADFLGFPFSLEEERAGCVEKIAKLCSFENLKELEVNKAGKSIKNFENRNLFRKAEVGDWVNYLSPRMVEQLTKVMEEKLGGSGLSFKVIP